One Brassica napus cultivar Da-Ae chromosome C4, Da-Ae, whole genome shotgun sequence genomic region harbors:
- the BNAC04G34580D gene encoding uncharacterized protein BNAC04G34580D, with the protein MMMKIPSGVVASVIAFSTAALSSSSSAIPPVSPKGWEPRKTEKLEPRFDGLRFIETLVTAHR; encoded by the exons atgatgatgaagattcCGAGCGGTGTTGTCGCTTCAGTCATTGCCTTCTCCACCGctgctctctcttcttcttcctccgctATTCCTCCGGTCTCCCCAAAG GGCTGGGAACCGAGGAAGACGGAGAAACTGGAGCCGAGGTTTGATGGGTTGAGGTTCATAGAGACGCTGGTCACAGCACACAGATAG
- the LOC106376487 gene encoding peptidyl-prolyl cis-trans isomerase FKBP43-like, with product MAFWGVEVKPGKPFTLKAATNDAKRLHLSQATLGLSSSGTNRSILQCNVGNKSPLFLCVLSPEKVDSCQLNIEFQEAEDVIFSVIGPRSVHLTGYFLGRSSTAGLSLNDDESESFGEDIVDTDVEKGSSDDYDYSDSFINDDADHPSSTDDDDLTVKERVAKTKAKKGKKRLRKKFQVSDSDSDETSARAASEDSVEILNGDNDHKTPKVLSSEVPLPSRVTRSKARCSTLENGEKTSEATTHTHKDVDNKKEEKPSGDVEPSPVKNGSEVLSKKEKKKKKKRNKEPVVINTDEDMPGSQKPETDKAIESSADVTLSKKKRKKERREETRERKKQATEKNMEKEASSTKKPPESELSPNEVTVEEIEKGKSDGKVAVQGKKVSILYTAKLKDTGKVFESNLEGSPLKFRLGGEKVIKGLSNGVSGMRVGDKRRLIIPPSLGYSEEGLKKENVPKNSWLVYEVEAVKVR from the exons ATGGCTTTCTGGG GAGTTGAAGTGAAGCCAGGAAAGCCTTTCACTCTCAAGGCGGCTACTAATGATGCCAAAAGACTTCACCTTTCCCAG GCGACATTGGGGCTTAGTAGTTCGGGAACAAACAGAAGCATTCTTCAGTGTAACGTTGGGAACAAAAGTCCACTCTTCCTGTGTGTCCTGTCTCCCGAAAAGGTTGATTCCTGCCAACTCAACATCGAGTTTCAAGAAGCTGAGGATGTTATCTTCTCTGTCATCGGTCCTAGGAGTGTTCACCTCACTGGCTACTTCCTTGGAAGGAGTAGCACCGCCGGTTTGAGCCTAAATGATGACGAATC GGAGTCGTTTGGAGAAGACATTGTTGACACAGACGTGGAGAAAGGGAGCAGTGATGATTATGACTACAGCGACAGTTTCATTAATGATGATGCTGATCATCCATCTTCTACTGACGATGATGact TGACTGTTAAGGAGAGGGTAGCTAAAACAAAGGCAAAGAAGGGAAAGAAAAGACTAAGGAAGAAGTTTCAAGTCTCTGATTCGGATTCTGATGAAACATCGGCCAGAGCGGCCAGTGAGGACTCCGTAGAGATACTTAACGGCGATAATGACCACAAGACCCCGAAGGTCCTTTCTTCAGAGGTTCCTTTGCCTTCAAGGGTCACGAGGTCGAAGGCAAGATGTTCGACTTTGGAAAATGGTGAGAAGACATCAGAAGCAACAACTCACACACACAAGGATGTGGATAATAAAAA GGAGGAGAAACCATCTGGGGACGTTGAACCTTCTCCCGTTAAGAACGGCTCTGAAGTGCTttcgaagaaggagaagaagaagaagaagaaaagaaacaaggaACCAGTTGTTATTAACACAGACGAAGATATGCCTGGAAGTCAGAAGCCAGAGACTGACAA AGCAATTGAATCATCAGCTGATGTAACTCTgtcaaagaaaaagaggaaaaaagagaggagagaggagactAGAGAGAGGAAGAAACAAGCTACCGAAAA GAACATGGAGAAAGAAGCTAGTAGTACTAAGAAACCACCAGAATCAGAGCTTTCTCCAAATGAGGTGACAGTTGAAGAGATTGAAAAAGGGAAGTCAGATGGTAAAGTAGCTGTTCAAGGGAAAAAG GTCAGCATACTCTATACTGCGAAGTTGAAGGACACTGGGAAAGTGTTTGAATCAAACTTGGAAGGATCTCCATTGAAATTTCGCTtag GTGGAGAAAAGGTCATAAAAGGTCTCAGCAATGGTGTTTCAG GGATGCGAGTTGGTGATAAGAGAAGACTTATAATTCCACCATCTCTTGG ATACTCAGAGGAAGGATTGAAGAAGGAAAATGTGCCTAAGAACTCGTGGCTTGTCTATGAAGTAGAGGCAGTAAAAGTGAGATGA
- the LOC106376488 gene encoding eukaryotic translation initiation factor 3 subunit J: MDDWEAEDFQPTPAKVELKSNWDDEDVDENDIKDSWEEEDDDEPTPAAVVKPAPKKAAAAKVVEKKGKSVEEPSKEEPLDPIADKLRMQRLVEEADYQATAELFGAKTEAKSVDIFIPKSESDFLEYAEMISRKLVPYEKSFHYIGLLKAVIRLSVANMKAADVKEVGSSISAIGNEKLKAEKDAAAGKKKTGKKKQLHVDKPDDDLVSGPYGAMDDDDFM; the protein is encoded by the exons ATGGATGATTGGG AAGCTGAAGACTTTCAACCAACTCCTGCTAAAGTTGAACTGAAAAGTAACTGGGATGATGAggatgttgatgagaatgacaTCAAGGACTCTTGGGAGGAAGAGGATGATGACGAGCCTACTCCg GCAGCTGTAGTAAAGCCTGCTCCAAAGAAAGCAGCAGCAGCAAAAGTTGTTGAAAAGAAGGGTAAATCTGTTGAAGAACCATCAAAGGAAGAACCTTTGGATCCAATTGCTGACAAACTCCGCATGCAGAG GCTAGTGGAGGAAGCTGATTACCAGGCAACTGCTGAACTCTTTGGAGCAAAGACTGAAGCAAAAAGCGTTGATATTTTCATTCCCAAGTCTGAAAGCGATTTCTTGGAATATGCTGAGATGATATCTCGTAAACTTGTACCTTATGAG AAAAGCTTTCACTATATTGGCCTACTCAAAGCAGTTATAAGACTTTCTGTGGCCAATATGAAAGCAGCTGATGTTAAAGAAGTTGGTTCCTCCATTTCGGCAATAGGAAACGAAAAACTCAAGGCAGAGAAAGATGCTGCTGCCGGCAAAAAGAAGACAG GTAAGAAGAAACAACTGCATGTGGATAAGCCTGATGATGATCTTGTTTCGGGTCCTTATGGCGCCATGGACGACGATGATTTCATGTAA
- the LOC125586290 gene encoding probable transcription factor At1g11510 gives MSGKLLKKLEDPPIASSSSEEEDDEDAVANSSSEEEEETDSETEAEPVAKPLAKPPADSRKVETSSKPETKKKRSSETDEGEEAKRVKRVSGEDDHKKSKGEETKKSCFQRVWTEEDEIAVLQGIIDYKNETGSSPYDDKNALYDLVKKSVSFDVTKTQFMEKIRALKKKFENNLGRCKKKGKDPSFSKAHDRKAFDLAKLVWGDNGIMALEPLSAVKSKKVEHAVKKQEEPAVKKQEFVPIVDLVARFGVDDLAAKQGWSRLSSEDKERFEEQWKALQLKEFKFYSQKSGFIHEVVTKMAEASRPDH, from the coding sequence ATGAGTGGGAAACTTCTCAAGAAGTTGGAAGATCCGCCGATTGCATCTTCTTCaagcgaagaagaagacgacgaagaTGCCGTAGCCAACTCTTcctcggaagaagaagaagaaaccgaTTCCGAAACCGAAGCCGAGCCGGTCGCGAAGCCGCTTGCGAAACCTCCAGCAGATTCCAGAAAGGTTGAAACTTCCTCAAAGCCCGAGACCAAGAAGAAGCGATCTAGTGAGACAGATGAAGGCGAAGAAGCAAAGAGGGTCAAGAGGGTTTCAGGGGAAGACGACCACAAAAAGAGTAAGGGAGAGGAGACTAAGAAAAGCTGTTTCCAAAGAGTCTGGACCGAAGAAGACGAGATTGCTGTCTTGCAAGGGATTATCGACTATAAAAACGAAACTGGGTCAAGCCCTTATGATGACAAGAACGCTCTTTATGATCTTGTGAAGAAATCTGTAAGCTTTGATGTTACTAAAACTCagtttatggagaagattagAGCTTTGAAGAAGAAGTTTGAGAACAATCTTGGTAGATGCAAGAAGAAAGGAAAGGATCCGTCTTTTTCCAAAGCTCATGATCGCAAGGCGTTTGATTTGGCAAAGCTGGTTTGGGGAGATAATGGGATCATGGCTCTTGAACCATTGTCAGCTGTCAAGTCAAAGAAAGTTGAGCATGCTGTGAAGAAGCAAGAGGAGCCTGCTGTGAAGAAGCAAGAGTTTGTTCCCATTGTTGATTTAGTAGCTCGTTTTGGTGTGGATGATCTTGCTGCTAAACAAGGTTGGAGTAGGCTTTCATCTGAGGATAAGGAGAGATTCGAGGAGCAATGGAAAGCGTTGCAGCTTAAGGAATTCAAGTTCTACTCTCAAAAGAGCGGTTTCATTCATGAAGTGGTAACAAAGATGGCTGAAGCCTCTCGGCCAGACCATTAG